TAGCCCAAAAAGTGGTTCAACAGTCAGCATGAGGAATGAAGAATTGAAAATGAAGAAAGTGGTTCGTGGTTCGTGGTTAGGGGTTAGGGGTTAGGGGGCGTAAAAAAACAACTTCCCCTTTTCATTTGGGACACCAGCATTTGGATTGAGCATCCCGGAGGGCTGCCGTTCGGATAGCCGGTCGGTTGGCCGCTTTGGGCCTACCACCGGTCACCAGGGCCACCCTTTGTCGTTCCGCGCTTCGCCCGCGCCCCTGCGGGGGCGCGGGCGAAGCGCGGAGAATGAGGGAGAGATTGATCCTTATTCCGGTGGTAGCTCGCAAAGCCGAGCAACCGACCGGCTATCCGAACAGCAACGCTTCGCGGTGCAAAACCAATCCCTGGATGTGGCAGAACACGCCCCAGGAACTTATTTTTTAATGTTCCCTTAGTACCAAGCACCAAATACTAACCACTAACCGCTAACCACTTATTTCGGGAATCAAAGGTAAACAGGTGTTTTGTTTGTATTCCAAACCTGCGCAGTCATGCAATGCTCGCCCGACAGCGCCAACCAGAATCTGGAGATGCTCTCTTTCATATGCTTAAACCATCTGTCCTCCAACCCGGCCACACCATTGGAATTATTGCCCCCGGCAGCCCAATTCTGGTTGAGCAGCTTGCGGCGGGCGTACGGGAGCTTGAACGACTTGGGTTTCGGACTCGCTATCGGGAAGACATCCTGGCAGCCGAACGGTATCTGGCCGGGTCGCTTGAGCGACGACTCACTGAGTTTTATGAACTCTGGGAAGATCCACGGATTGATGCCATCATTGCCGCTCGCGGTGGCTATGGGTGCCAGCACCTCCTGCCTTTTCTGGACGCAACGCGCATTCGCAAGCACCCGAAAATTCTGGTTGGATATAGCGATCTGACCGCCTTGCAGCTTTTTCTGCTTCAAAATTGCGAACTGGTGACCTTTCATGGTCCAATGGTGACCAAAGATTTTGCCGAAGGCCCCGCGCACTATGATTGGGATTCATTTGAGCGAGTGCTGTGCTACCCCAACTCTGAGAGAGCATTTTCCTCACCTGGAACCTCAACTTTGATCGGTGGTACGGCAACCGGACGGCTGGTTGGTGGGTGTTTGTCACTCATCACCGCATTGATTGGGACACCCTGGCAGCTTGAAACGCGGAATTCAATTTTGTTTTTGGAAGACGTGGCCGAACGACCGTTCCGGCTCGACCGAATGCTCCACCAGATGAAACTGGCGGGAATGTTTGACCAGGTTCGCGGCATTTTATTTGGGGAAATGTATGACTGCACCCTTCCCTCCGAAGCCGGTTATCAGCTTGAAGATCTATGCTTTGACCTGATCAAAGACATCGGCGTACCAGCCCTCTTTGGCTGGCAATCAGGGCATAGCCCAATAAAAAATCGCACGTTGCCTCTGGGCATTCAGGTCAAACTTGATGCTG
This DNA window, taken from Acidobacteriota bacterium, encodes the following:
- a CDS encoding LD-carboxypeptidase → MLKPSVLQPGHTIGIIAPGSPILVEQLAAGVRELERLGFRTRYREDILAAERYLAGSLERRLTEFYELWEDPRIDAIIAARGGYGCQHLLPFLDATRIRKHPKILVGYSDLTALQLFLLQNCELVTFHGPMVTKDFAEGPAHYDWDSFERVLCYPNSERAFSSPGTSTLIGGTATGRLVGGCLSLITALIGTPWQLETRNSILFLEDVAERPFRLDRMLHQMKLAGMFDQVRGILFGEMYDCTLPSEAGYQLEDLCFDLIKDIGVPALFGWQSGHSPIKNRTLPLGIQVKLDADRQEVELLEAAVSATK